The Symphalangus syndactylus isolate Jambi chromosome 3, NHGRI_mSymSyn1-v2.1_pri, whole genome shotgun sequence genome has a segment encoding these proteins:
- the APLP2 gene encoding amyloid beta precursor like protein 2 isoform X18, with amino-acid sequence MAATGTAAAAAAGRLLLLLLVGLTAPASALAGYIEALAANAGTGFAVAEPQIAMFCGKLNMHVNIQTGKWEPDPTGTKSCFETKEEVLQYCQEMYPELQITNVMEANQRTKITGSVSKEEEEEEEEEDEEEEEDEEEDYDVYKSEFPTEADLEDFTEAAVDEDEEDEEEGEEVVEDRDYYYDTFKGDDYNEENPTEPSSDGTMSDKEITHDVKAVCSQEAMTGPCRAVMPRWYFDLSKGKCVRFIYGGCGGNRNNFESEDYCMAVCKAMIPPTPLPTNDVDVYFETSADDNEHARFQKAKEQLEIRHRNRMDRVKKEWEEAELQAKNLPKAERQTLIQHFQAMVKALEKEAASEKQQLVETHLARVEAMLNDRRRMALENYLAALQSDPPRPHRILQALRRYVRAENKDRLHTIRHYQHVLAVDPEKAAQMKSQVMTHLHVIEERRNQSLSLLYKVPYVAQEIQEEIDELLQEQRADMDQFTASISETPVDVRVSSEESEEIPPFHPFHPFPALPENEGSGVGEQDGGLIGAEEKVINSKNKVDENMVIDETLDVKEMIFNAERVGGLEEERESVGPLREDFSLSSSALIGLLVIAVAIATVIVISLVMLRKRQYGTISHGIVEVDPMLTPEERHLNKMQNHGYENPTYKYLEQMQI; translated from the exons GCTCTTGCAGCCAATGCCGGAACAGGATTTGCTGTTGCTGAGCCTCAAATCGCAATGTTTTGCGGGAAGTTAAATATGCATGTGAACATTCAGACTGGGAAATGGGAACCTGATCCAACAGGCACCAAGAGCTGCTTTGAAACGAAAGAAGAAGTTCTTCAGTACTGTCAGGAG atGTATCCAGAGCTACAGATCACAAATGTGATGGAGGCAAACCAGCGG ACAAAGATTACTGGATCTGTgtcaaaagaggaggaggaggaggaggaagaggaagatgaagaggaagaggaagatgaagaggaagactATGATGTTTATAAAAG TGAATTTCCTACTGAAGCAGATCTGGAAGACTTCACAGAAGCAGCTGTGGATGAGGatgaggaggatgaggaagaaggggaggaagtGGTGGAAGACCGAGATTACTACTATGACACCTTTAAAGGAGATGACTACAATGAGGAGAATCCTACTGAACCCAGCAGCGATGGCACCATGTCAGACAAGGAAATTACTCATGATGTCAAAG CTGTCTGCTCCCAGGAGGCGATGACGGGGCCCTGCCGGGCCGTGATGCCTCGTTGGTACTTCGACCTCTCCAAGGGAAAGTGCGTGCGCTTTATATATGGCGGCTGCGGCGGCAACAGGAACAATTTTGAGTCTGAGGATTATTGTATGGCTGTGTGTAAAGCGATGA TTCCTCCAACTCCTCTGCCAACCAATGATGTTGATGTGTATTTCGAGACCTCTGCAGATGATAATGAGCATGCTCGCTTCCAGAAGGCCAAGGAGCAGCTGGAGATTCGGCACCGCAACCGAATGGACAGG GTAAAGAAGGAATGGGAAGAGGCAGAGCTTCAAGCTAAGAACCTCCCCAAAGCAGAGAGGCAGACTCTGATTCAG CACTTCCAAGCCATGGTTAAAGCTTTAGAGAAGGAAGCAGCCAGTGAGAAGCAGCAGCTGGTGGAGACCCACCTGGCCCGAGTGGAAGCTATGCTGAATGACCGCCGTCGGATGGCTCTGGAGAACTACCTGGCTGCCTTGCAGTCTGACCCGCCACGG CCTCATCGCATTCTCCAGGCCTTACGGCGTTATGTCCGTGCTGAGAACAAAGATCGCCTGCATACCATCCGTCATTACCAGCATGTGTTGGCTGTTGACCCAGAAAAGGCGGCCCAGATGAAATCCCAG GTGATGACACATCTCCACGTGATTGAAGAAAGAAGGAACCAAAGCCTGTCTCTGCTCTACAAAGTACCTTATGTAGCCCAAGAAATTCAAGAGGAAATTG ATGAGCTCCTTCAGGAGCAGCGTGCAGATATGGACCAGTTCACTGCCTCCATCTCAGAGACCCCTGTGGACGTCCGGGTGAGCTCTGAGGAGAGTGAGGAGATCCCGCCGTTCCACCCCTTCCACCCCTTCCCAGCCTTACCTGAGAACGAAG GATCTGGAGTGGGAGAGCAGGATGGGGGACTGATCGGTGCCGAAGAGAAAGTGATTAACAGTAAGAATAAAGTGGATGAAAACATG GTCATTGACGAGACTCTGGACGTTAAGGAAATGATTTTCAATGCCGAGAGAGTTGGAGGCCTTGAGGAAGAGCGG GAATCCGTGGGCCCGCTGCGGGAGGACTTCAGTCTGAGTAGCAGTGCCCTCATTGGCCTGCTGGTCATTGCAGTGGCCATTGCCACGGTCATCGTCATCAGCCTGGTGATGCTGAGGAAGAGGCAGTATGGCACCATCAGCCACGGGATCGTGGAG GTTGATCCAATGCTCACCCCAGAAGAGCGTCACCTGAACAAGATGCAGAACCATGGCTATGAGAACCCCACCTACAAATACCTGGAGCAGATGCAGATTTAG
- the APLP2 gene encoding amyloid beta precursor like protein 2 isoform X15 has product MAATGTAAAAAAGRLLLLLLVGLTAPASALAGYIEALAANAGTGFAVAEPQIAMFCGKLNMHVNIQTGKWEPDPTGTKSCFETKEEVLQYCQEVRVLPMYPELQITNVMEANQRVSIDNWCRRDKKQCKSRFVTPFKCLVGEFVSDVLLVPEKCQFFHKERMEVCENHQHWHTVVKEACLTQGMTLYSYGMLLPCGVDQFHGTEYVCCPETKITGSVSKEEEEEEEEEDEEEEEDEEEDYDVYKSEFPTEADLEDFTEAAVDEDEEDEEEGEEVVEDRDYYYDTFKGDDYNEENPTEPSSDGTMSDKEITHDVKVPPTPLPTNDVDVYFETSADDNEHARFQKAKEQLEIRHRNRMDRVKKEWEEAELQAKNLPKAERQTLIQHFQAMVKALEKEAASEKQQLVETHLARVEAMLNDRRRMALENYLAALQSDPPRPHRILQALRRYVRAENKDRLHTIRHYQHVLAVDPEKAAQMKSQVMTHLHVIEERRNQSLSLLYKVPYVAQEIQEEIDELLQEQRADMDQFTASISETPVDVRVSSEESEEIPPFHPFHPFPALPENEGSGVGEQDGGLIGAEEKVINSKNKVDENMVIDETLDVKEMIFNAERVGGLEEERESVGPLREDFSLSSSALIGLLVIAVAIATVIVISLVMLRKRQYGTISHGIVEVDPMLTPEERHLNKMQNHGYENPTYKYLEQMQI; this is encoded by the exons GCTCTTGCAGCCAATGCCGGAACAGGATTTGCTGTTGCTGAGCCTCAAATCGCAATGTTTTGCGGGAAGTTAAATATGCATGTGAACATTCAGACTGGGAAATGGGAACCTGATCCAACAGGCACCAAGAGCTGCTTTGAAACGAAAGAAGAAGTTCTTCAGTACTGTCAGGAGGTAAGAGTGTTGCCA atGTATCCAGAGCTACAGATCACAAATGTGATGGAGGCAAACCAGCGGGTCAGTATTGACAATTGGTGCCGGAGGGACAAAAAGCAATGCAAGAGTCGCTTTGTTACACCTTTCAAGTGTCTTG TGGGTGAATTTGTAAGTGATGTCCTGCTAGTTCCAGAAAAGTGCCAGTTTTTCCACAAAGAGCGGATGGAGGTGTGCGAGAATCACCAGCACTGGCACACGGTAGTCAAAGAG GCATGTCTGACTCAGGGAATGACCTTATATAGCTACGGCATGCTGCTCCCATGTGGGGTAGACCAGTTCCATGGCACTGAATATGTATGCTGCCCTGAGACAAAGATTACTGGATCTGTgtcaaaagaggaggaggaggaggaggaagaggaagatgaagaggaagaggaagatgaagaggaagactATGATGTTTATAAAAG TGAATTTCCTACTGAAGCAGATCTGGAAGACTTCACAGAAGCAGCTGTGGATGAGGatgaggaggatgaggaagaaggggaggaagtGGTGGAAGACCGAGATTACTACTATGACACCTTTAAAGGAGATGACTACAATGAGGAGAATCCTACTGAACCCAGCAGCGATGGCACCATGTCAGACAAGGAAATTACTCATGATGTCAAAG TTCCTCCAACTCCTCTGCCAACCAATGATGTTGATGTGTATTTCGAGACCTCTGCAGATGATAATGAGCATGCTCGCTTCCAGAAGGCCAAGGAGCAGCTGGAGATTCGGCACCGCAACCGAATGGACAGG GTAAAGAAGGAATGGGAAGAGGCAGAGCTTCAAGCTAAGAACCTCCCCAAAGCAGAGAGGCAGACTCTGATTCAG CACTTCCAAGCCATGGTTAAAGCTTTAGAGAAGGAAGCAGCCAGTGAGAAGCAGCAGCTGGTGGAGACCCACCTGGCCCGAGTGGAAGCTATGCTGAATGACCGCCGTCGGATGGCTCTGGAGAACTACCTGGCTGCCTTGCAGTCTGACCCGCCACGG CCTCATCGCATTCTCCAGGCCTTACGGCGTTATGTCCGTGCTGAGAACAAAGATCGCCTGCATACCATCCGTCATTACCAGCATGTGTTGGCTGTTGACCCAGAAAAGGCGGCCCAGATGAAATCCCAG GTGATGACACATCTCCACGTGATTGAAGAAAGAAGGAACCAAAGCCTGTCTCTGCTCTACAAAGTACCTTATGTAGCCCAAGAAATTCAAGAGGAAATTG ATGAGCTCCTTCAGGAGCAGCGTGCAGATATGGACCAGTTCACTGCCTCCATCTCAGAGACCCCTGTGGACGTCCGGGTGAGCTCTGAGGAGAGTGAGGAGATCCCGCCGTTCCACCCCTTCCACCCCTTCCCAGCCTTACCTGAGAACGAAG GATCTGGAGTGGGAGAGCAGGATGGGGGACTGATCGGTGCCGAAGAGAAAGTGATTAACAGTAAGAATAAAGTGGATGAAAACATG GTCATTGACGAGACTCTGGACGTTAAGGAAATGATTTTCAATGCCGAGAGAGTTGGAGGCCTTGAGGAAGAGCGG GAATCCGTGGGCCCGCTGCGGGAGGACTTCAGTCTGAGTAGCAGTGCCCTCATTGGCCTGCTGGTCATTGCAGTGGCCATTGCCACGGTCATCGTCATCAGCCTGGTGATGCTGAGGAAGAGGCAGTATGGCACCATCAGCCACGGGATCGTGGAG GTTGATCCAATGCTCACCCCAGAAGAGCGTCACCTGAACAAGATGCAGAACCATGGCTATGAGAACCCCACCTACAAATACCTGGAGCAGATGCAGATTTAG
- the APLP2 gene encoding amyloid beta precursor like protein 2 isoform X8, giving the protein MAATGTAAAAAAGRLLLLLLVGLTAPASALAGYIEALAANAGTGFAVAEPQIAMFCGKLNMHVNIQTGKWEPDPTGTKSCFETKEEVLQYCQEMYPELQITNVMEANQRVSIDNWCRRDKKQCKSRFVTPFKCLVGEFVSDVLLVPEKCQFFHKERMEVCENHQHWHTVVKETKITGSVSKEEEEEEEEEDEEEEEDEEEDYDVYKSEFPTEADLEDFTEAAVDEDEEDEEEGEEVVEDRDYYYDTFKGDDYNEENPTEPSSDGTMSDKEITHDVKAVCSQEAMTGPCRAVMPRWYFDLSKGKCVRFIYGGCGGNRNNFESEDYCMAVCKAMIPPTPLPTNDVDVYFETSADDNEHARFQKAKEQLEIRHRNRMDRVKKEWEEAELQAKNLPKAERQTLIQHFQAMVKALEKEAASEKQQLVETHLARVEAMLNDRRRMALENYLAALQSDPPRPHRILQALRRYVRAENKDRLHTIRHYQHVLAVDPEKAAQMKSQVMTHLHVIEERRNQSLSLLYKVPYVAQEIQEEIDELLQEQRADMDQFTASISETPVDVRVSSEESEEIPPFHPFHPFPALPENEDTQPELYHPMKKGSGVGEQDGGLIGAEEKVINSKNKVDENMVIDETLDVKEMIFNAERVGGLEEERESVGPLREDFSLSSSALIGLLVIAVAIATVIVISLVMLRKRQYGTISHGIVEVDPMLTPEERHLNKMQNHGYENPTYKYLEQMQI; this is encoded by the exons GCTCTTGCAGCCAATGCCGGAACAGGATTTGCTGTTGCTGAGCCTCAAATCGCAATGTTTTGCGGGAAGTTAAATATGCATGTGAACATTCAGACTGGGAAATGGGAACCTGATCCAACAGGCACCAAGAGCTGCTTTGAAACGAAAGAAGAAGTTCTTCAGTACTGTCAGGAG atGTATCCAGAGCTACAGATCACAAATGTGATGGAGGCAAACCAGCGGGTCAGTATTGACAATTGGTGCCGGAGGGACAAAAAGCAATGCAAGAGTCGCTTTGTTACACCTTTCAAGTGTCTTG TGGGTGAATTTGTAAGTGATGTCCTGCTAGTTCCAGAAAAGTGCCAGTTTTTCCACAAAGAGCGGATGGAGGTGTGCGAGAATCACCAGCACTGGCACACGGTAGTCAAAGAG ACAAAGATTACTGGATCTGTgtcaaaagaggaggaggaggaggaggaagaggaagatgaagaggaagaggaagatgaagaggaagactATGATGTTTATAAAAG TGAATTTCCTACTGAAGCAGATCTGGAAGACTTCACAGAAGCAGCTGTGGATGAGGatgaggaggatgaggaagaaggggaggaagtGGTGGAAGACCGAGATTACTACTATGACACCTTTAAAGGAGATGACTACAATGAGGAGAATCCTACTGAACCCAGCAGCGATGGCACCATGTCAGACAAGGAAATTACTCATGATGTCAAAG CTGTCTGCTCCCAGGAGGCGATGACGGGGCCCTGCCGGGCCGTGATGCCTCGTTGGTACTTCGACCTCTCCAAGGGAAAGTGCGTGCGCTTTATATATGGCGGCTGCGGCGGCAACAGGAACAATTTTGAGTCTGAGGATTATTGTATGGCTGTGTGTAAAGCGATGA TTCCTCCAACTCCTCTGCCAACCAATGATGTTGATGTGTATTTCGAGACCTCTGCAGATGATAATGAGCATGCTCGCTTCCAGAAGGCCAAGGAGCAGCTGGAGATTCGGCACCGCAACCGAATGGACAGG GTAAAGAAGGAATGGGAAGAGGCAGAGCTTCAAGCTAAGAACCTCCCCAAAGCAGAGAGGCAGACTCTGATTCAG CACTTCCAAGCCATGGTTAAAGCTTTAGAGAAGGAAGCAGCCAGTGAGAAGCAGCAGCTGGTGGAGACCCACCTGGCCCGAGTGGAAGCTATGCTGAATGACCGCCGTCGGATGGCTCTGGAGAACTACCTGGCTGCCTTGCAGTCTGACCCGCCACGG CCTCATCGCATTCTCCAGGCCTTACGGCGTTATGTCCGTGCTGAGAACAAAGATCGCCTGCATACCATCCGTCATTACCAGCATGTGTTGGCTGTTGACCCAGAAAAGGCGGCCCAGATGAAATCCCAG GTGATGACACATCTCCACGTGATTGAAGAAAGAAGGAACCAAAGCCTGTCTCTGCTCTACAAAGTACCTTATGTAGCCCAAGAAATTCAAGAGGAAATTG ATGAGCTCCTTCAGGAGCAGCGTGCAGATATGGACCAGTTCACTGCCTCCATCTCAGAGACCCCTGTGGACGTCCGGGTGAGCTCTGAGGAGAGTGAGGAGATCCCGCCGTTCCACCCCTTCCACCCCTTCCCAGCCTTACCTGAGAACGAAG ACACTCAGCCGGAGTTGTACCACCCAATGAAAAAAG GATCTGGAGTGGGAGAGCAGGATGGGGGACTGATCGGTGCCGAAGAGAAAGTGATTAACAGTAAGAATAAAGTGGATGAAAACATG GTCATTGACGAGACTCTGGACGTTAAGGAAATGATTTTCAATGCCGAGAGAGTTGGAGGCCTTGAGGAAGAGCGG GAATCCGTGGGCCCGCTGCGGGAGGACTTCAGTCTGAGTAGCAGTGCCCTCATTGGCCTGCTGGTCATTGCAGTGGCCATTGCCACGGTCATCGTCATCAGCCTGGTGATGCTGAGGAAGAGGCAGTATGGCACCATCAGCCACGGGATCGTGGAG GTTGATCCAATGCTCACCCCAGAAGAGCGTCACCTGAACAAGATGCAGAACCATGGCTATGAGAACCCCACCTACAAATACCTGGAGCAGATGCAGATTTAG
- the APLP2 gene encoding amyloid beta precursor like protein 2 isoform X20 — protein sequence MAATGTAAAAAAGRLLLLLLVGLTAPASALAGYIEALAANAGTGFAVAEPQIAMFCGKLNMHVNIQTGKWEPDPTGTKSCFETKEEVLQYCQEMYPELQITNVMEANQRTKITGSVSKEEEEEEEEEDEEEEEDEEEDYDVYKSEFPTEADLEDFTEAAVDEDEEDEEEGEEVVEDRDYYYDTFKGDDYNEENPTEPSSDGTMSDKEITHDVKVPPTPLPTNDVDVYFETSADDNEHARFQKAKEQLEIRHRNRMDRVKKEWEEAELQAKNLPKAERQTLIQHFQAMVKALEKEAASEKQQLVETHLARVEAMLNDRRRMALENYLAALQSDPPRPHRILQALRRYVRAENKDRLHTIRHYQHVLAVDPEKAAQMKSQVMTHLHVIEERRNQSLSLLYKVPYVAQEIQEEIDELLQEQRADMDQFTASISETPVDVRVSSEESEEIPPFHPFHPFPALPENEDTQPELYHPMKKGSGVGEQDGGLIGAEEKVINSKNKVDENMVIDETLDVKEMIFNAERVGGLEEERESVGPLREDFSLSSSALIGLLVIAVAIATVIVISLVMLRKRQYGTISHGIVEVDPMLTPEERHLNKMQNHGYENPTYKYLEQMQI from the exons GCTCTTGCAGCCAATGCCGGAACAGGATTTGCTGTTGCTGAGCCTCAAATCGCAATGTTTTGCGGGAAGTTAAATATGCATGTGAACATTCAGACTGGGAAATGGGAACCTGATCCAACAGGCACCAAGAGCTGCTTTGAAACGAAAGAAGAAGTTCTTCAGTACTGTCAGGAG atGTATCCAGAGCTACAGATCACAAATGTGATGGAGGCAAACCAGCGG ACAAAGATTACTGGATCTGTgtcaaaagaggaggaggaggaggaggaagaggaagatgaagaggaagaggaagatgaagaggaagactATGATGTTTATAAAAG TGAATTTCCTACTGAAGCAGATCTGGAAGACTTCACAGAAGCAGCTGTGGATGAGGatgaggaggatgaggaagaaggggaggaagtGGTGGAAGACCGAGATTACTACTATGACACCTTTAAAGGAGATGACTACAATGAGGAGAATCCTACTGAACCCAGCAGCGATGGCACCATGTCAGACAAGGAAATTACTCATGATGTCAAAG TTCCTCCAACTCCTCTGCCAACCAATGATGTTGATGTGTATTTCGAGACCTCTGCAGATGATAATGAGCATGCTCGCTTCCAGAAGGCCAAGGAGCAGCTGGAGATTCGGCACCGCAACCGAATGGACAGG GTAAAGAAGGAATGGGAAGAGGCAGAGCTTCAAGCTAAGAACCTCCCCAAAGCAGAGAGGCAGACTCTGATTCAG CACTTCCAAGCCATGGTTAAAGCTTTAGAGAAGGAAGCAGCCAGTGAGAAGCAGCAGCTGGTGGAGACCCACCTGGCCCGAGTGGAAGCTATGCTGAATGACCGCCGTCGGATGGCTCTGGAGAACTACCTGGCTGCCTTGCAGTCTGACCCGCCACGG CCTCATCGCATTCTCCAGGCCTTACGGCGTTATGTCCGTGCTGAGAACAAAGATCGCCTGCATACCATCCGTCATTACCAGCATGTGTTGGCTGTTGACCCAGAAAAGGCGGCCCAGATGAAATCCCAG GTGATGACACATCTCCACGTGATTGAAGAAAGAAGGAACCAAAGCCTGTCTCTGCTCTACAAAGTACCTTATGTAGCCCAAGAAATTCAAGAGGAAATTG ATGAGCTCCTTCAGGAGCAGCGTGCAGATATGGACCAGTTCACTGCCTCCATCTCAGAGACCCCTGTGGACGTCCGGGTGAGCTCTGAGGAGAGTGAGGAGATCCCGCCGTTCCACCCCTTCCACCCCTTCCCAGCCTTACCTGAGAACGAAG ACACTCAGCCGGAGTTGTACCACCCAATGAAAAAAG GATCTGGAGTGGGAGAGCAGGATGGGGGACTGATCGGTGCCGAAGAGAAAGTGATTAACAGTAAGAATAAAGTGGATGAAAACATG GTCATTGACGAGACTCTGGACGTTAAGGAAATGATTTTCAATGCCGAGAGAGTTGGAGGCCTTGAGGAAGAGCGG GAATCCGTGGGCCCGCTGCGGGAGGACTTCAGTCTGAGTAGCAGTGCCCTCATTGGCCTGCTGGTCATTGCAGTGGCCATTGCCACGGTCATCGTCATCAGCCTGGTGATGCTGAGGAAGAGGCAGTATGGCACCATCAGCCACGGGATCGTGGAG GTTGATCCAATGCTCACCCCAGAAGAGCGTCACCTGAACAAGATGCAGAACCATGGCTATGAGAACCCCACCTACAAATACCTGGAGCAGATGCAGATTTAG
- the APLP2 gene encoding amyloid beta precursor like protein 2 isoform X10 has translation MAATGTAAAAAAGRLLLLLLVGLTAPASALAGYIEALAANAGTGFAVAEPQIAMFCGKLNMHVNIQTGKWEPDPTGTKSCFETKEEVLQYCQEMYPELQITNVMEANQRVSIDNWCRRDKKQCKSRFVTPFKCLVGEFVSDVLLVPEKCQFFHKERMEVCENHQHWHTVVKETKITGSVSKEEEEEEEEEDEEEEEDEEEDYDVYKSEFPTEADLEDFTEAAVDEDEEDEEEGEEVVEDRDYYYDTFKGDDYNEENPTEPSSDGTMSDKEITHDVKAVCSQEAMTGPCRAVMPRWYFDLSKGKCVRFIYGGCGGNRNNFESEDYCMAVCKAMIPPTPLPTNDVDVYFETSADDNEHARFQKAKEQLEIRHRNRMDRVKKEWEEAELQAKNLPKAERQTLIQHFQAMVKALEKEAASEKQQLVETHLARVEAMLNDRRRMALENYLAALQSDPPRPHRILQALRRYVRAENKDRLHTIRHYQHVLAVDPEKAAQMKSQVMTHLHVIEERRNQSLSLLYKVPYVAQEIQEEIDELLQEQRADMDQFTASISETPVDVRVSSEESEEIPPFHPFHPFPALPENEGSGVGEQDGGLIGAEEKVINSKNKVDENMVIDETLDVKEMIFNAERVGGLEEERESVGPLREDFSLSSSALIGLLVIAVAIATVIVISLVMLRKRQYGTISHGIVEVDPMLTPEERHLNKMQNHGYENPTYKYLEQMQI, from the exons GCTCTTGCAGCCAATGCCGGAACAGGATTTGCTGTTGCTGAGCCTCAAATCGCAATGTTTTGCGGGAAGTTAAATATGCATGTGAACATTCAGACTGGGAAATGGGAACCTGATCCAACAGGCACCAAGAGCTGCTTTGAAACGAAAGAAGAAGTTCTTCAGTACTGTCAGGAG atGTATCCAGAGCTACAGATCACAAATGTGATGGAGGCAAACCAGCGGGTCAGTATTGACAATTGGTGCCGGAGGGACAAAAAGCAATGCAAGAGTCGCTTTGTTACACCTTTCAAGTGTCTTG TGGGTGAATTTGTAAGTGATGTCCTGCTAGTTCCAGAAAAGTGCCAGTTTTTCCACAAAGAGCGGATGGAGGTGTGCGAGAATCACCAGCACTGGCACACGGTAGTCAAAGAG ACAAAGATTACTGGATCTGTgtcaaaagaggaggaggaggaggaggaagaggaagatgaagaggaagaggaagatgaagaggaagactATGATGTTTATAAAAG TGAATTTCCTACTGAAGCAGATCTGGAAGACTTCACAGAAGCAGCTGTGGATGAGGatgaggaggatgaggaagaaggggaggaagtGGTGGAAGACCGAGATTACTACTATGACACCTTTAAAGGAGATGACTACAATGAGGAGAATCCTACTGAACCCAGCAGCGATGGCACCATGTCAGACAAGGAAATTACTCATGATGTCAAAG CTGTCTGCTCCCAGGAGGCGATGACGGGGCCCTGCCGGGCCGTGATGCCTCGTTGGTACTTCGACCTCTCCAAGGGAAAGTGCGTGCGCTTTATATATGGCGGCTGCGGCGGCAACAGGAACAATTTTGAGTCTGAGGATTATTGTATGGCTGTGTGTAAAGCGATGA TTCCTCCAACTCCTCTGCCAACCAATGATGTTGATGTGTATTTCGAGACCTCTGCAGATGATAATGAGCATGCTCGCTTCCAGAAGGCCAAGGAGCAGCTGGAGATTCGGCACCGCAACCGAATGGACAGG GTAAAGAAGGAATGGGAAGAGGCAGAGCTTCAAGCTAAGAACCTCCCCAAAGCAGAGAGGCAGACTCTGATTCAG CACTTCCAAGCCATGGTTAAAGCTTTAGAGAAGGAAGCAGCCAGTGAGAAGCAGCAGCTGGTGGAGACCCACCTGGCCCGAGTGGAAGCTATGCTGAATGACCGCCGTCGGATGGCTCTGGAGAACTACCTGGCTGCCTTGCAGTCTGACCCGCCACGG CCTCATCGCATTCTCCAGGCCTTACGGCGTTATGTCCGTGCTGAGAACAAAGATCGCCTGCATACCATCCGTCATTACCAGCATGTGTTGGCTGTTGACCCAGAAAAGGCGGCCCAGATGAAATCCCAG GTGATGACACATCTCCACGTGATTGAAGAAAGAAGGAACCAAAGCCTGTCTCTGCTCTACAAAGTACCTTATGTAGCCCAAGAAATTCAAGAGGAAATTG ATGAGCTCCTTCAGGAGCAGCGTGCAGATATGGACCAGTTCACTGCCTCCATCTCAGAGACCCCTGTGGACGTCCGGGTGAGCTCTGAGGAGAGTGAGGAGATCCCGCCGTTCCACCCCTTCCACCCCTTCCCAGCCTTACCTGAGAACGAAG GATCTGGAGTGGGAGAGCAGGATGGGGGACTGATCGGTGCCGAAGAGAAAGTGATTAACAGTAAGAATAAAGTGGATGAAAACATG GTCATTGACGAGACTCTGGACGTTAAGGAAATGATTTTCAATGCCGAGAGAGTTGGAGGCCTTGAGGAAGAGCGG GAATCCGTGGGCCCGCTGCGGGAGGACTTCAGTCTGAGTAGCAGTGCCCTCATTGGCCTGCTGGTCATTGCAGTGGCCATTGCCACGGTCATCGTCATCAGCCTGGTGATGCTGAGGAAGAGGCAGTATGGCACCATCAGCCACGGGATCGTGGAG GTTGATCCAATGCTCACCCCAGAAGAGCGTCACCTGAACAAGATGCAGAACCATGGCTATGAGAACCCCACCTACAAATACCTGGAGCAGATGCAGATTTAG